A region from the Arachis ipaensis cultivar K30076 chromosome B01, Araip1.1, whole genome shotgun sequence genome encodes:
- the LOC107638218 gene encoding vesicle-associated protein 1-1, with product MTTTELLQIQPPELRFLFELKKQSSCQVHIVNNSEQYVAFKVKTTSPKKYCVRPNLGIIKPKETCDFTVTMQAQRTEPLDMQCKDKFLIQSTIVPFGTTEDDITSDMFAKDSGKYIEEKKLRVVLISPSSSPVLLPVNGDAKQESNKVPMEKDRVPSGVENIPPPLKVSEEFKGLETAKNTEEDRRDEDVVARHSENENVPDIKPEKDAAQLNSAEECEQLKSRLSIMDTKLRAADVTILKLDEEMRMNTQEKDLLRKELEDMRRKVDMRRVQAGGFPLLFVCMVALVSVVLGYYIHP from the exons ATGACGACCACCGAGCTTCTTCAAATCCAACCACCCGAACTCAGATTTCTCT TTGAATTAAAGAAACAAAGCTCGTGCCAGGTTCACATTGTAAACAACTCCGAGCAGTATGTTGCTTTTAAG GTGAAAACAACGTCTCCAAAGAAATATTGTGTTAGACCTAACTTAGGCATCATCAAGCCAAAGGAAACATGTGATTTTACTg TTACTATGCAAGCTCAGCGAACAGAACCACTTGATATGCAATGCAAAGACAAATTTCTCATTCAGAGCACAATTGTCCCCTTCGGAACTACTGAAGATGACATCACCTCTGATATG TTTGCAAAAGATAGTGGGAAGTATATTGAGGAGAAGAAACTGAGGGTGGTCCTCATCAGCCCATCTTCTTCCCCGGTTTTGCTTCCAGTAAATGGCGATGCAAAGCAGGAATCAAACAAAGTTCCTATGGAAAAAGATAGGGTGCCTAGTGGAGTTGAGAACATACCTCCTCCTCTGAAG GTTTCTGAGGAATTCAAAGGTTTGGAAACAGCCAAGAATACGGAAGAAGACAGAAGGGATGAGGATGTTGTTGCAAGACATTCTGAGAATGAGAATGTGCCTGATATAAAGCCCGAAAAAGATGCTGCACAGTTGAATTCAGCTGAGGAATGTGAGCAATTGAAATCAAGGCTAAGTATAATGGATACAAAGCTAAGAGCG GCTGACGTAACCATCTTGAAGCTGGATGAGGAGATGCGAATGAACACTCAAGAAAAAGATTTGCTTAGAAAAGAGTTG GAGGATATGAGGAGGAAAGTCGATATGAGAAGAGTTCAGGCTGGTGGGTTTCCATTACTGTTTGTTTGCATGGTTGCTCTTGTCAGTGTGGTACTTGGTTACTATATTCATCCATAA
- the LOC107638211 gene encoding sodium/hydrogen exchanger 2-like, with product MAYEEVITSVMSSDHASVVSMNLFVALLCACIIIGHLLEKNPWLNESITALLIGLCTGVFILLNTGGRSSHIFVFSEDLFFIYLLPPIIFNAGFRVKKKQFFRNFMTIILFGVVGTLISFAVISLGAIHLFQKLDLGSLKIGDYLAIGAIFSATDSVCTLQVLNQDETPLLYSLVFGEGVVNDATSVVLLKAIQNFDLSHIDFATASELLANFLYLFIASTVLGILVCLYLTQEFCSLVSCLCCFEVALMILMAYLSYMLVELFALSAILTMFFCGIVMSHYTWHNVTQSSRVTTKHAFATLSFIAEIFIFLYVGMDALDIEKWRFVSQSPGKSVGISSVLLGLILVGRAAFVFPLSFLSNLLQKSPHVKIDMKQQVTIWWSGLMRGAVSIALAYNQFTGLGHSESRENAIMITSTISVVLFSTVVFGMMTKPLVRLLLPSSKHIISIPSPPSTPKTLTEPLLSNGHHDSGPNNGDSVNGPSPNRLRMLLNMTNRGVHHYWRKFDDSVMRPVFGGRGFVPYVPGSPLEPGLPQWRSITSPTAEENL from the exons ATGGCATACGAGGAAGTAATAACGAGTGTGATGAGCTCCGATCACGCATCAGTGGTGTCAATGAACCTCTTTGTAGCTCTTCTATGCGCTTGTATCATAATAGGTCACTTGCTCGAAAAGAATCCATGGCTCAATGAATCCATCACCGCCCTTCTTATT GGTCTGTGTACAGGAGTGTTCATATTGCTAAACACGGGAGGAAGAAGCTCTCACATTTTCGTTTTCAGCGAAGATCTTTTCTTTATTTACCTTCTCCCACCTATCATTTTCAATGCCGG GTTTCGAGTGAAGAAGAAACAATTCTTTCGCAATTTTATGACTATAATTCTCTTCGGAGTCGTTGGAACTTTGATATCATTCGCGGTCATATCGCTGG GTGCTATACACTTATTCCAGAAATTGGATCTTGGTTCACTCAAGATTGGAGATTATCTAG CAATTGGAGCAATTTTTTCAGCAACAGATTCTGTTTGCACGTTGCAG GTGCTTAATCAGGACGAGACACCATTACTATACAGCCTAGTGTTTGGGGAAGGGGTAGTAAATGATGCTACTTCTGTGGTGCTCCTCAAAGCAATTCAGAATTTTGACCTTTCCCACATTGACTTTGCCACCGCTTCAGAATTATTAGCCAACTTTTTATACTTATTCATCGCAAGCACTGTGCTGGGAATTTTAGTATGTCTCTATCTGACCCAAGAGTTTTGTTCCCTTGTCAGTTGTCTCTGCTGCTTTGAGGTTGCTCTTATGATACTGATGGCTTACCTTTCATACATGCTTGTTGAG cTATTTGCTTTGAGTGCTATTCTGACCATGTTCTTCTGCGGCATAGTTATGTCTCACTACACATGGCACAATGTTACCCAAAGTTCAAGAGTCACAACCAA GCATGCTTTTGCAACATTGTCATTCATTGCTGAGATATTTATTTTCCTTTATGTTGGGATGGATGCACTGGACATAGAGAAGTGGCGATTCGTAAGTCAAAG TCCTGGAAAATCAGTTGGGATCAGTTCAGTGCTTCTAGGACTTATCCTAGTTGGAAGAGCAGCATTTGTTTTCCCTCTCTCATTCTTATCCAATTTGCTCCAGAAATCCCCACATGTGAAAATTGACATGAAGCAACAA GTCACAATCTGGTGGTCTGGTCTCATGCGAGGTGCTGTTTCTATAGCACTTGCTTACAACCAG TTTACAGGGCTAGGCCACTCTGAGTCGCGTGAGAATGCCATCATGATCACTAGTACCATTTCTGTTGTTCTCTTCAGCACAGTG GTGTTTGGGATGATGACAAAGCCACTTGTGAGGTTACTGCTTCCTTCTTCCAAACATATAATCAGCATACCGTCCCCACCATCGACCCCAAAGACACTGACAGAGCCCCTATTGAGCAATGGACACCATGACTCGGGGCCCAACAATGGTGACAGTGTAAATGGGCCTAGCCCAAACCGATTGCGTATGCTTCTGAACATGACTAATCGTGGAGTACACCATTATTGGCGCAAGTTTGATGACTCTGTTATGCGTCCTGTCTTTGGTGGGAGGGGTTTTGTACCTTACGTTCCAGGTTCACCCCTTGAACCGGGTCTTCCGCAGTGGCGTTCAATTACTTCACCTACAGCTGAAGAAAACTTATGA